aaatctggagtgaattcggattttctttgaatcggagtaaaattcacgaCGATTTCAAAAATCGCATATTTCATAATtggttcaaaatttattttttatttttttttaaatttgtattcataaaaaaaaaattaccaatggGTCATTTTACCCCGAGTTCAAGATCTATAAAATccaccagttcaaaaaaaaaatttaatttttttgaaaatgaaattaaaaatttttttttgacttgatCATTTTACCCAGAACTTAATGAtctactcaaaaatttatttatttaaatttcaacaaaattaaaatataaaaaatttttttcccaaaagttAATTTCTTACGTAACAAAATAACCAGCAACTTAATGACAGCCAATTACTCAAAacccaaataaataaatcaatacctcaatcaacaaaattaaagtttatgcccgcgaaaaatagttttttagttataatttaaaatttattatcagcaattatttataaaaaatttttctcttcaagataaagataaagataaaaataaaaataaaataaaagggaAATATATTACGTGTACAAGAGATCTTTCGGCCTTGCCTCGAGACGTCCTCCACCCGATGGGTTGCGCCACGTAACGAGACCGCAAAAGAGAGAGGAAAAAGGCGGTATATATTTGTTGTTTAGAAATATGTGTAGCATGACTGAATCACGTACCAACTAGGTGTCTGACTgatcaatatataaataaattatttattattatataacgATCAACACAAATAACcccaatattttaaaaaaaccaaactcccgcgaaaattcaaattttcctgTTTTGGAGTCAGGGTGCCGGGTATCGAAtgtcaattaaatattctatttttaaagttaaaatgaataattactctgttgtataaaaaagagttttcttttaataaaaaataaaaataaagttgagtGACATTAGCGAGGGTCGGAAAGACTTTTCAAGTTTTCCAGCAAACAATCCGATGACGGATGAGAGTAGATTTTGAGAACAagatgaagaaaaagaagatgaagaagaaCATACGGGTCTAGTGTGACTATAGAACAGTctactatatattttattattattattatcattattgctGTGCTCTTTCGTATATTTGTAAGTCACGtgtttgaccaaaaaaaaaaaaaatagttaaataaaaagaggatatatatatatatatatatatatatatatatatatatatatgtatatatataaataagtggCTTTTTGAATGCCAACGTAGGTTTAGGCTTAGATCCCTTCGCCTCCCAAGAGCCAGAGAATCTTTTCAATGAGAAACCCCACGTTCGATCTCTACACGTAATCTGTGATTCTTAGACGTAAACtcttactatatatatatatatatatatatatatatatatgtgtatatgtgtgtTGAATATAAGATCTATAAGCATAAGATCCGCCAATTTATCGGTTCAAAGTAGTCCCTTTTCAATCATCAATCCCCGAAGGGAATTTAATCCACTTTGACGCATTTTCCAAACTtacttttttagttttgttgtaaataaaaaaatatatattttttgttcactACCAAAATGAATAAACTTCCtgacttataaattatatagatttttGTTAGTATcaattatagtaaatttgaAAACGCTTATAAATCCTTGGGGATTAATTTTAGGGAAAATATGtacaggacttttttttagagaatttaacgctgtacaaaaaagtattcttacgtttttttgatatttttattaatttccgagatatttttaaaaaatatttaataatgaaattcaatatttttttgaactgctatgtttcaaaatatttaaaagtcctcaagaattgattttattaaaaattttaataagacattttttgtaggaaatttcatgctgtacaaaaaagtattcattcattttttcgatattttgattattttccaagttattttataaaaatttctaataatgaaatttaatatttttgaactttgctatttttcaaaatttttttcatcctcaaggatttattttatcaaaaatttcaataagacattttttgtaggaaatttcatgctgtacaaaaaagtattcattcattttttcgatattttgattattttccaagttattttataaaaatttctaataatgaaatttaatatttttcaaaatttttttcatcctcaAGGATtgattttaacaaaaatatcaataagctattttttgtaggaaatttaacggtaaacaaaaaatttccttgTAGCTGTTTTGATATTTCCTCAAGTTTGAAAGTTAtgacacaaaataaaaataaaaaaaagttagcatccactaaaacaaaattttgttgttgcattttatattaaaaaaccCGCTTTGTTAATCCAGAGTCTGCTTCATTAAGGctattatcaaaataataattttattgtttcaccTTAAGATGTCCGTCGAAAATTAACGActcaaataacaaaaaaacgactaaataataatttaaactttaaaacaaGGTAGACAGgtatacattataataatctaAAATTGACTATGACTTGACTTAAAAACGTGTTCGTCTTGCCCGTCaacttatttaaactttttttgaaataatattatctTTTTAAGTCTCGATGATATTTTgtactgctgctgctgttgttactgctgatgatgatgagaTTGTTCTTAATCATCATCAGCAGCTAGTGTACGTCATTAAGGTCGTACCGgacgaaatatttaaatttaatttacgagGGCCTCAGGCCTTCTGTAAATCATTAAATAGTccatactaattattattattactattattaatacttaaaataataattaccagtaaatttgaatcacgaaaaatattcaagacatttaacaacaaaaaaaaatttatgattctcaatcaaatttttttttttaatctcttgattaataaaacaatCTGGCTAATTTTTGTAACCTTTTCATTCAACAAaggacataataataataataataataataatagtaaattttaatgaaatttaagaCTGAGTTTCTTGATGCCGgaagattattttaaaatttttagcctTTACTCATTTCTATTCTTtcatgtttatatttatatatatgtatatatatatatatatatatatatatatatatatatatatatatatatatatatatatataactataaagTGTAATACAAATACTTGTAAAGATTGTGAAAAAAGAGACGGGATTATGTGGGCTGAAGAATGTGTACGAACTTGACACTCGCAAGGACACATTTCGAAATTATGTATACACCAAGGAATTAAattcatcatatatatttataatttgtatatagataaataaatattaaaggacaattttttttttttttcaataattattgttttgaaaacatttaaattgacgataacttttaaactatgGGAATTAAcgaaaaaagtaaagaatacttttttgtagagtataaaatttgctgtaaaaaaggtctgattaacTTTTCTAGTAAAATTAATCCTTAAAGAGTTAAACGAttttaaagaataataatgatcaaaaataattaaattttgatcaaagttattttttaaaaatatttttaaaactagtaaagatatcgaaaaatataaagaatacttttttgtagagaataaaatttgcCGTAGAAAAGGTCTGATTAACtttttgagtaaaattaaTCCTTAAAGAGTTAAACGAttttaaagaataataatgatcaaaaataattaaattttgatcaaagttattttttaaacatatttttgaaactagtaaagatatcgaaaaatacaaagaatacttttttgtagagaataaaatttgcCGTAGAAAAGGTCTGATTAacttttttagtaaaattaatcCTTAAAGAGTTAAACGAttttaaagaataataatgatcaaaaataattaaattttgatcaaagtcattttttaaaaatatttttgaaactagtaaagatatcgaaaaatataaagaatacttttttgaagagaataaaatttgccgtagaaaaggtctgattgatatttttaataaaatgaatcctTGAGGCCTTACAAGTCaaaaagaatattattaaaatgacttgtaatttttattgatatttaattacgatagtattgttgataaataataataataataattatgaacaAGTATGAAGATGATTGTCGATTGCataagtttaataataaataaaatgaatgtttaaaattattggagGGTCAATTGTATCGAATCGGCGGATCATCGATGAGTGACTGAGATAAATCGGTTGTTTGATGTACAAAAGACAACGATATTTAAGTTATGTAGATTATAGAGTGACAGTAGAGTTACAAAATCTATGTAGTAGCTCagattgaataataataattataatagtatcacaaaaaaaaaaaaaaaaaataaataaagtcagAGTAAGCAAAAGCCAGTCAGTTATGGCTCGAGGCTAAAAGTATGATAGACAAGGTCAGCTTGTCGTGTAACACTCGGCTGGTCTTACTCACCTGTCTACACTCGTTTCTAGTTATTAATAATCCCAACAATTTATACTAATTCTACAGAAATCCCTTTCAATTCTTAACAAATCTATTTATCACTaatccaaatttttaattttattttcacccAACACTGCACTACtacagtcatttaatttatttattcctcAATAAGACATTGTGTCATTaatataccaaaaaaaaattttcacattttcaagcaaagaaaaaaaaatgattttagcaaaaagaaaatttttcacagattttgggcggtcaacatttttttattttttaaataattaataactcatGAACTAATTGAGCTAGAGAGTTGATCATGGATCAATTTTTTGCGAAATTTTATGCTCTACAAATTTCATCTGATTACATTTTTCCATATTTTCAaccgttccaaagatatttgtaaaaatagtttaaaaaatcatagcaAAATTTCTTGGCAAAAGttttaatcgaatttaaaaaaatttaacccgGAAACAAATAGACCCAGAGATTCGATCACGACTTTATCTTCCGTAGAATTCAATGCTCTACAAATTAGAtgtcattgaattttttcatatctccCACCGTTTCCGCGTAAACGAACAAAACATAAATAGAAACCTATAATAacgatgatattttttatgttacagatATTCGGCAGCAAAGCAGACCTCCAACTACACACGCAAATCCACATGAGAGAAGCTAAACCCTACAAGTGTACCCAATGCTCAAAAGCATTCGCTAATTCGTCATATTTATCACAACACACACGTATACATTTAGGAATAAAACCGTATCGTTGTGAAATATGCCAACGTAAATTTACCCAATTGAGTCATTTGCAACAGCATATACGAACTCATACTGGTGATAAACCGTATAAATGCCGTCATCCAGGTTGTACTAAAGCATTTAGTCAGCTAAGTAATCTACAGAGTCATTCCCGTTGTCATCAAACCGATAAACCGTACAAGTGCAATTCCTGCTACAAGTGTTTCTCCGACGAGCCGAGTCTTCTTGAGCATATACCAAAGCACAAGGAATCAAAGCATCTTAAAACTCATATTTGTCAATATTGCGGTAAAAGTTATACCCAGGAAACGTATTTAGCAAAACATATGCAAAAACACGCCGAAAGAACGGACAAAAGACCGCCAATAATCGGTACAGGTTTAAGGCCATCAATTCATGCCGCAATGGCGGCCGCAGCACAGCATCATCAAGATGCAGCAGCGCATCATTACTGGCCAAAAGTAAGCCCTGATTCGGTAATAAGTGAATTACATGATCGTTTACctcaccatcatcatcatacgGACTATCATCAGAATCCAAACGGACCGACTGATATGTTACTACAACATGGCGGCGGCGGAACGGGAAATGGCGGCGGTGGAACTGGGGCAGGCGGGCATAGAGACATTGAAAATGACTCGAGGCAACAGACACCTCAACCACCGGGTGTCGGTGGTGGTGGGGGTGCTAATCATCACCCTAACAGTAGTAGTGCATTTACACCGATATCGTCTATTTCTATTAATTCTATTTCGTCAATGCAACATCCCCTTAATCCACTTAATCATTTACATTATCCTGGAAGCCATCATCCGGCTTCACGACCGTACTTATATGATGCTTTTAATACACAAAAAGCTTCACCAACTTCGTCGGCGGTAACTCCTGGTACTAATAATAATCAGAATACGACGTCTTTTCCTAATCAGCTCATCAGCTTGCATCAGATAAGGAATTACGCGCATCAACCTAATTTAGGTAATTTGGGAAATTTGGGCAATCTTAGTAATCTCAGTAATTTGGGTAATATTAGTGCGTCTATGGAGGGACATTCTTTACTTGGACTTAAagataaacaataatttattttattgtttatatatatattttttaattgttattattgttatttatttataactaccgtcttatctttttttatgaatatctCCAAAAATATGAGGTATATCAAAAAAAGTAcagaatacttttttgtagagcatttaattctccATCAAAAAgtactgattaaaaattttcataaaatgaatatttaaaaagttacagtAATTACAAGTATTGGAGTCAAgagttgtttaaaaaaatgaagttttttttgttatcacaaattatctcaaaaaataatgaaaatatcgataaaattaatcaatacttttttgtagaacgttaaattctctaaaaaaaagtactgattaaaaattttcaaaaaatgaatatttaaaaagttacagtAATTACAAGTATTGGAGTCAAgagttgtttaaaaaaatgaagttttttttgttatcactgattatctgaaaaaataataaaaatatcgataaaaccaatcaatacttttttgtagagcgtaaaaatctctataaaaaaggtctgCATGACATTTTACCTAAAGTCGATTCTCGAGGTTCAGGGATCGATTCCCCAGAAATTTCGGTAGTCGactaaagaataatttttttaaaatttaaagcgcgggattaaattcaaatatcaaGAGAACTGACAAGAatggaatattaaaaataacaacaataataatgattaaaaaaaaaaaaattaagacagATGA
This sequence is a window from Microplitis mediator isolate UGA2020A chromosome 3, iyMicMedi2.1, whole genome shotgun sequence. Protein-coding genes within it:
- the LOC130664823 gene encoding zinc finger protein rotund-like isoform X2; the encoded protein is MYPWYRESVAAAAAAGLGGPVGVVGSGFCSTAPGQGATTIKTESGYSDCMLALDYVQSKYPSNLYFQKASFAWSDAAEDGGGGGGGTVGNNGTATGNGNTGTGTTATGGGGGGGLAHWVSVMAEHIHNPHSTTGVGGVHHQQQSPSQPPYPWNNGLSSDQCNPHEKDTDYWGTGRGAKQGYEAKMNADHNQLQKGDDQYRAGGSSSGSPPASLLVVPQPLTAKPSHPSHLNPHLGGPHPPRKYQCKMCPQIFGSKADLQLHTQIHMREAKPYKCTQCSKAFANSSYLSQHTRIHLGIKPYRCEICQRKFTQLSHLQQHIRTHTGDKPYKCRHPGCTKAFSQLSNLQSHSRCHQTDKPYKCNSCYKCFSDEPSLLEHIPKHKESKHLKTHICQYCGKSYTQETYLAKHMQKHAERTDKRPPIIGTGLRPSIHAAMAAAAQHHQDAAAHHYWPKVSPDSVISELHDRLPHHHHHTDYHQNPNGPTDMLLQHGGGGTGNGGGGTGAGGHRDIENDSRQQTPQPPGVGGGGGANHHPNSSSAFTPISSISINSISSMQHPLNPLNHLHYPGSHHPASRPYLYDAFNTQKASPTSSAVTPGTNNNQNTTSFPNQLISLHQIRNYAHQPNLGNLGNLGNLSNLSNLGNISASMEGHSLLGLKDKQ
- the LOC130664823 gene encoding zinc finger protein rotund-like isoform X4: MGNIKETKDVKELSVSSVPAFPRNFALHRDDSDEKASFAWSDAAEDGGGGGGGTVGNNGTATGNGNTGTGTTATGGGGGGGLAHWVSVMAEHIHNPHSTTGVGGVHHQQQSPSQPPYPWNNGLSSDQCNPHEKDTDYWGTGRGAKQGYEHFLLQAKMNADHNQLQKGDDQYRAGGSSSGSPPASLLVVPQPLTAKPSHPSHLNPHLGGPHPPRKYQCKMCPQIFGSKADLQLHTQIHMREAKPYKCTQCSKAFANSSYLSQHTRIHLGIKPYRCEICQRKFTQLSHLQQHIRTHTGDKPYKCRHPGCTKAFSQLSNLQSHSRCHQTDKPYKCNSCYKCFSDEPSLLEHIPKHKESKHLKTHICQYCGKSYTQETYLAKHMQKHAERTDKRPPIIGTGLRPSIHAAMAAAAQHHQDAAAHHYWPKVSPDSVISELHDRLPHHHHHTDYHQNPNGPTDMLLQHGGGGTGNGGGGTGAGGHRDIENDSRQQTPQPPGVGGGGGANHHPNSSSAFTPISSISINSISSMQHPLNPLNHLHYPGSHHPASRPYLYDAFNTQKASPTSSAVTPGTNNNQNTTSFPNQLISLHQIRNYAHQPNLGNLGNLGNLSNLSNLGNISASMEGHSLLGLKDKQ
- the LOC130664823 gene encoding zinc finger protein rotund-like isoform X1, yielding MYPWYRESVAAAAAAGLGGPVGVVGSGFCSTAPGQGATTIKTESGYSDCMLALDYVQSKYPSNLYFQKASFAWSDAAEDGGGGGGGTVGNNGTATGNGNTGTGTTATGGGGGGGLAHWVSVMAEHIHNPHSTTGVGGVHHQQQSPSQPPYPWNNGLSSDQCNPHEKDTDYWGTGRGAKQGYEHFLLQAKMNADHNQLQKGDDQYRAGGSSSGSPPASLLVVPQPLTAKPSHPSHLNPHLGGPHPPRKYQCKMCPQIFGSKADLQLHTQIHMREAKPYKCTQCSKAFANSSYLSQHTRIHLGIKPYRCEICQRKFTQLSHLQQHIRTHTGDKPYKCRHPGCTKAFSQLSNLQSHSRCHQTDKPYKCNSCYKCFSDEPSLLEHIPKHKESKHLKTHICQYCGKSYTQETYLAKHMQKHAERTDKRPPIIGTGLRPSIHAAMAAAAQHHQDAAAHHYWPKVSPDSVISELHDRLPHHHHHTDYHQNPNGPTDMLLQHGGGGTGNGGGGTGAGGHRDIENDSRQQTPQPPGVGGGGGANHHPNSSSAFTPISSISINSISSMQHPLNPLNHLHYPGSHHPASRPYLYDAFNTQKASPTSSAVTPGTNNNQNTTSFPNQLISLHQIRNYAHQPNLGNLGNLGNLSNLSNLGNISASMEGHSLLGLKDKQ
- the LOC130664823 gene encoding zinc finger protein rotund-like isoform X3, whose protein sequence is MYPWYRESVAAAAAAGLGGPVGVVGSGFCSTAPGQGATTIKTESGYSDCMLALDYVQSKKASFAWSDAAEDGGGGGGGTVGNNGTATGNGNTGTGTTATGGGGGGGLAHWVSVMAEHIHNPHSTTGVGGVHHQQQSPSQPPYPWNNGLSSDQCNPHEKDTDYWGTGRGAKQGYEHFLLQAKMNADHNQLQKGDDQYRAGGSSSGSPPASLLVVPQPLTAKPSHPSHLNPHLGGPHPPRKYQCKMCPQIFGSKADLQLHTQIHMREAKPYKCTQCSKAFANSSYLSQHTRIHLGIKPYRCEICQRKFTQLSHLQQHIRTHTGDKPYKCRHPGCTKAFSQLSNLQSHSRCHQTDKPYKCNSCYKCFSDEPSLLEHIPKHKESKHLKTHICQYCGKSYTQETYLAKHMQKHAERTDKRPPIIGTGLRPSIHAAMAAAAQHHQDAAAHHYWPKVSPDSVISELHDRLPHHHHHTDYHQNPNGPTDMLLQHGGGGTGNGGGGTGAGGHRDIENDSRQQTPQPPGVGGGGGANHHPNSSSAFTPISSISINSISSMQHPLNPLNHLHYPGSHHPASRPYLYDAFNTQKASPTSSAVTPGTNNNQNTTSFPNQLISLHQIRNYAHQPNLGNLGNLGNLSNLSNLGNISASMEGHSLLGLKDKQ